In Petrotoga miotherma DSM 10691, one DNA window encodes the following:
- a CDS encoding sodium-translocating pyrophosphatase: MGAISQIISVISGFIGLIFTVFLVFNILEKSPGNERMQKLSKIIQVGARSFLFSEYRILFVVIFLFAAFLWFVSSYQMALSFILGSVFSVLSGFLGMSIATRANARTTNAAINNLKDALAVSFNGGAVMGMIVTSLGLMGLGGIFFLGKGNTELMSGYAMGASFVALFARVGGGIFTKAADVGADLVGKVEANIPEDDPRNPAVIADNVGDNVGDVAGMGADLYESYVGSIFSASVLGSIVFSTKGALFPFFVASSGLILSIFGIIFVNYYIKKAKEVEPEKALHFGTYMTAFLQAIVVFFLSKIVFGDFSGGLIVIIGMVVGILIGVFTEYYTAKKPVIELAKSAPSGSAPLIINGLALGMESTLFPILLIGTAIVISFYVYGLFGIAIAAVGMLSTLGMSLSIDAYGPIADNAGGIAEMAHLEPYVRERTDKLDAVGNTTAAMGKGFAIGSAALTALALFASYLQVTNISVVDLNDANVFTALLVGAMLPFLFSSLVMKAVGNAANLMVEEVRRQFKEIVGLMEGKADPDYGKCVKIATDGALKYMLLPSLIAVIAPIIVYFLLGKQAVAGMLAGTTGSGVMLAIFMANSGGAWDNAKKLIETGKYGGKGSLAHKASVVGDTVGDPLKDTAGPSINILIKLMSIVSIVIIPVLIRIFE; encoded by the coding sequence ATGGGTGCTATTTCTCAAATCATATCGGTTATATCTGGGTTTATCGGATTAATTTTTACCGTTTTTTTAGTTTTCAATATTTTAGAAAAATCTCCTGGGAATGAAAGAATGCAAAAACTTTCGAAAATAATTCAAGTGGGAGCTCGCTCTTTTTTATTTTCAGAATATAGGATCCTATTTGTTGTTATATTTTTATTCGCTGCTTTTTTGTGGTTTGTAAGCTCTTATCAAATGGCTTTGTCTTTTATTTTAGGATCGGTATTTTCAGTTTTATCAGGTTTTTTAGGGATGTCAATAGCTACCCGAGCCAATGCCAGAACAACCAATGCAGCAATAAACAATTTAAAAGACGCATTGGCTGTATCTTTTAATGGTGGAGCGGTTATGGGAATGATTGTTACTTCTTTAGGATTAATGGGATTGGGAGGTATATTTTTTCTTGGCAAAGGAAATACTGAATTAATGAGTGGCTACGCCATGGGAGCATCTTTTGTGGCACTCTTTGCAAGAGTTGGAGGGGGCATTTTTACAAAAGCTGCCGATGTAGGAGCTGACTTAGTTGGTAAGGTTGAAGCAAATATTCCAGAAGATGATCCAAGAAATCCAGCAGTTATCGCTGACAACGTCGGAGATAATGTGGGAGATGTTGCAGGTATGGGAGCTGATCTGTACGAATCCTACGTTGGTTCTATTTTTTCTGCCTCAGTCTTAGGAAGTATCGTTTTTTCTACTAAGGGAGCCCTTTTTCCGTTTTTTGTTGCTTCATCAGGTTTGATATTATCAATTTTTGGTATTATTTTTGTTAACTACTACATCAAAAAAGCAAAGGAAGTTGAGCCTGAAAAGGCCCTACACTTTGGTACATATATGACTGCATTTCTTCAAGCGATAGTTGTCTTTTTCTTATCTAAAATTGTCTTCGGAGATTTTTCAGGCGGTTTAATTGTTATTATAGGTATGGTAGTTGGCATACTTATAGGGGTTTTCACTGAATACTACACTGCAAAAAAACCTGTAATAGAGCTCGCTAAAAGTGCTCCATCAGGTTCGGCTCCGTTAATTATCAATGGTCTTGCCTTAGGGATGGAATCAACGCTTTTCCCTATTCTTTTAATAGGAACAGCTATTGTAATTTCATTCTACGTTTATGGCCTTTTTGGAATAGCTATTGCAGCTGTTGGAATGCTTTCAACATTGGGTATGAGTTTATCAATCGATGCTTACGGTCCTATCGCTGATAATGCAGGTGGAATTGCAGAAATGGCTCATTTAGAGCCATACGTTCGAGAAAGAACGGACAAGTTGGATGCTGTTGGAAATACAACCGCCGCGATGGGGAAAGGTTTTGCAATAGGATCGGCTGCATTAACGGCATTGGCTTTGTTCGCCTCTTATTTGCAGGTAACAAATATTTCAGTAGTTGATTTGAATGATGCAAATGTATTTACAGCCTTGTTAGTCGGTGCTATGCTTCCTTTCCTGTTTTCCTCTTTGGTGATGAAAGCAGTTGGTAACGCTGCAAATCTGATGGTTGAAGAAGTAAGGAGACAGTTTAAAGAAATTGTTGGATTAATGGAAGGAAAAGCTGATCCAGACTACGGTAAGTGTGTAAAGATTGCTACCGATGGGGCTTTGAAATATATGCTACTTCCTTCTTTAATCGCCGTAATAGCTCCAATAATTGTTTACTTCTTATTAGGCAAGCAAGCTGTTGCTGGAATGTTAGCGGGAACAACAGGTTCAGGCGTTATGTTAGCTATATTCATGGCTAACTCTGGAGGTGCCTGGGATAACGCTAAGAAGTTAATAGAAACAGGAAAATATGGAGGGAAAGGGTCTTTGGCTCACAAAGCTTCTGTTGTAGGAGATACTGTGGGGGACCCTTTAAAAGATACAGCAGGACCTTCCATAAATATTTTAATAAAACTCATGTCTATAGTTTCTATAGTAATCATTCCTGTCTTAATTAGAATTTTTGAGTGA
- a CDS encoding 6-phosphofructokinase — MKRVAVLNVGGDCPGLNAVIRALIVKGAEEDIEVVGVYDGFLGLVEDKLTILAKEHVSGKLPEGGIILGSSKYDPTVNPNDLKKLKNNFERYQITSLILLTGHTGANIALKLANEGIPSIIIPATVDNDLYWTDLSVGFLTALQIVTDALDKLHSTASAGHRVIVVETGGDEAGWLATIGGMAGGADYIIVPEFELDPKDMIENIKKRYSAGRRFSIVVVEEKVKLPEVVQNIIDDPKVRQYMKPAELVTEYIKSNLQNVECRTVDLDYLQRGGTPSSFDRYLAFKFGVTAIDAVKKGKSNVALGLDGFDVVEKPFTEEILKNKEISRELYEMGRLFF, encoded by the coding sequence ATGAAAAGAGTTGCTGTTTTGAATGTAGGTGGTGATTGCCCGGGTTTAAATGCCGTAATCCGAGCACTCATCGTTAAAGGCGCCGAAGAGGATATAGAAGTTGTCGGTGTTTACGACGGATTTTTAGGTCTCGTTGAAGATAAATTAACAATCTTGGCCAAAGAACATGTCTCAGGTAAATTACCTGAAGGTGGAATAATTTTGGGTTCTTCAAAATACGATCCTACTGTTAATCCAAACGATCTGAAAAAGTTGAAAAATAACTTTGAGAGATATCAAATAACTAGTCTGATATTGTTAACAGGCCATACTGGAGCAAATATCGCCTTAAAATTGGCGAACGAAGGGATACCTTCGATAATAATACCTGCCACCGTTGATAACGACCTATACTGGACGGATCTAAGCGTTGGTTTTCTAACTGCATTACAGATCGTCACCGATGCATTAGATAAACTTCATTCAACTGCCAGTGCAGGTCATAGGGTAATAGTTGTAGAAACCGGGGGAGACGAAGCAGGATGGTTGGCTACAATTGGTGGAATGGCAGGTGGTGCTGATTATATAATAGTACCAGAGTTCGAGTTAGACCCTAAAGATATGATTGAAAATATTAAAAAGAGATATTCTGCAGGTAGAAGATTTTCCATAGTCGTTGTAGAAGAAAAAGTCAAACTCCCAGAAGTGGTTCAAAATATAATAGACGATCCAAAAGTTCGTCAATACATGAAACCAGCAGAATTAGTCACAGAGTATATAAAATCTAATCTGCAAAATGTGGAATGTAGAACGGTTGATTTGGATTACTTACAAAGAGGAGGAACTCCTTCATCTTTTGATAGATACTTGGCTTTTAAATTTGGTGTAACCGCCATAGATGCTGTTAAAAAAGGAAAATCTAACGTGGCTTTAGGTTTGGATGGTTTTGATGTAGTGGAAAAACCCTTTACGGAAGAAATTTTGAAGAACAAAGAGATAAGTCGAGAATTATACGAAATGGGTAGACTTTTCTTCTAA